A single window of uncultured Methanospirillum sp. DNA harbors:
- a CDS encoding 3-dehydroquinate synthase II yields the protein MKQVLVDVRPWNKELAITALESGADGIVTDSAAQVKELGRITTIAPDGDLIPGKDITEITIKSTEDQDQAMETAKRMPVIVHTPDWTVIPLENLVAVADSVIAVVKNVNEAELALGILEKGVAGVLLQTEDPAVIRDVIKVVQGHGCMQDLLPLTITAITPAGMGDRVCVDTCSLMTDGEGMLVGNTSSGFFLVHAETLENPYVAPRPFRVNAGAVHAYLKLADGRTAYLADLKAGDRVMVNGAKGSCREATVGRVKIEQRPLLLIEAEHKGAEVTIILQNAETIRLAKPDGSAISVAALNPGDVVLGALDTAGRHFGMAVNETILEK from the coding sequence ATGAAACAGGTCCTCGTCGATGTCAGACCATGGAACAAAGAACTTGCAATCACAGCCCTTGAGTCTGGTGCAGACGGGATCGTGACAGATTCAGCGGCACAGGTCAAAGAACTCGGACGAATAACCACAATCGCACCTGACGGAGACCTAATCCCGGGAAAGGATATCACAGAGATCACTATCAAGAGCACCGAGGATCAGGATCAGGCAATGGAGACCGCAAAGCGGATGCCGGTGATCGTCCACACACCAGACTGGACTGTCATTCCTCTCGAAAACTTGGTTGCCGTAGCGGACTCAGTTATTGCGGTTGTGAAAAATGTGAATGAAGCAGAACTGGCACTTGGCATTCTGGAAAAAGGAGTTGCCGGAGTTCTGCTTCAGACTGAAGACCCGGCAGTGATTCGCGATGTAATCAAAGTTGTTCAGGGACACGGATGCATGCAGGACCTGCTTCCCCTGACGATTACCGCAATAACACCTGCCGGGATGGGAGACCGTGTCTGTGTTGATACCTGCTCTCTGATGACCGACGGTGAAGGGATGCTTGTTGGAAATACATCATCAGGGTTCTTCCTGGTCCATGCAGAGACGCTGGAAAATCCGTACGTGGCTCCTCGCCCGTTCAGGGTAAATGCAGGAGCAGTGCACGCGTACCTGAAGCTTGCTGACGGGAGAACTGCCTACCTTGCAGATCTCAAAGCCGGAGACCGGGTCATGGTGAACGGAGCAAAAGGCTCCTGCCGTGAGGCAACCGTCGGAAGAGTGAAGATAGAGCAGCGTCCGCTCCTCCTCATAGAGGCAGAACACAAAGGAGCAGAGGTTACCATCATCCTTCAGAATGCAGAGACCATACGGCTTGCAAAACCTGACGGTTCTGCGATTTCTGTTGCAGCACTCAATCCAGGTGATGTCGTACTCGGTGCCCTCGATACGGCGGGAAGGCACTTTGGGATGGCTGTCAACGAGACGATCCTGGAGAAGTGA
- a CDS encoding 2-amino-3,7-dideoxy-D-threo-hept-6-ulosonate synthase codes for MIGKQIRMERIMDRNTGKSVIIPMDHGMTLGQIDGLLQMSETIAAVSDGGANAIILHKGLVKAGHRRHGRDIGLIIHLSTGTSMNPDPNDKVLTCTVEEAISLGADAVSIHINLGAQQESKMIEDAGMVVRDCNRWGVPLLAMVYPRGNGINPTDPRHVGHAVRVAEELGADMVKTNYTGDVESFRKIVEASSIPVFIAGGEKAGDLETLKIISGATHIANCAGVCMGRNAFQRDDTAVFVNKVCKVVHGKAKPEEL; via the coding sequence ATGATCGGCAAGCAGATCCGGATGGAACGGATCATGGACAGGAACACAGGAAAATCCGTCATCATCCCGATGGATCACGGGATGACACTTGGCCAGATCGACGGGCTTCTGCAGATGAGTGAGACCATTGCAGCCGTTTCTGATGGTGGGGCCAACGCCATCATCCTGCACAAAGGTCTGGTCAAGGCAGGACACCGCCGTCATGGGCGGGATATCGGGCTCATCATCCACCTGTCAACCGGAACAAGCATGAATCCTGATCCAAACGACAAGGTCCTCACCTGCACGGTCGAAGAGGCGATCTCTCTTGGAGCCGACGCAGTCTCGATCCATATCAATCTCGGGGCACAGCAGGAGTCCAAGATGATTGAGGATGCAGGGATGGTTGTCCGCGACTGTAACAGGTGGGGTGTACCGCTCCTTGCCATGGTATACCCACGCGGAAACGGCATCAATCCAACTGATCCCAGGCACGTAGGGCATGCGGTAAGGGTTGCCGAAGAACTTGGGGCAGATATGGTCAAAACAAACTACACCGGTGATGTTGAAAGCTTCAGAAAGATCGTTGAGGCAAGTTCAATTCCAGTTTTTATCGCAGGCGGAGAGAAGGCAGGTGACCTTGAGACACTGAAGATCATCAGCGGTGCCACCCATATCGCAAATTGTGCGGGAGTATGTATGGGCAGGAATGCCTTCCAGCGTGATGATACCGCGGTGTTTGTTAACAAGGTCTGCAAGGTTGTTCACGGGAAAGCAAAGCCGGAGGAACTCTGA
- a CDS encoding histidine kinase N-terminal 7TM domain-containing protein: MLIQNSPFVVPLIFSAIMCGVLGVYSYKNLHIPGSRPFTLLMAGVTIWLIGSIFEYSLLDPAARYIAVVCEYPGIVLVPVAWLLFIITYTGRDAWIEGRRAWLLFIVPAIVEIFVLTNPLHQLYYTSISVDIIDGLTYPAYTHGPLFWIHTIYSYILILSGIGILAAELIYAKPIYRKQLLIIFIVCLIPFFFNVLYVSGLWSVKGIDFTPIVFFITAVGLFISSYFFQFLNLTPVAHSLLLKNLKDALIVVDNKDIIVDANPAALRHRRSGDISYLGESITKIFPFTKEVLEKNHGVSDSPGLPVELPVNGSPRFYEMECIPVINNSGIQIGKLVTLHDVHEQTVATRIIHKSNQKLQLLSGITRHDIKNQLSVLTGYLSLAEDIDGDEFKAEYLGKLKEATRMINEQIEFTSVYQNIGLQKPQWYELHALMEQVKTQIPGASVKFVNELDGARIFADPMLERALYNLFDNTMRYGKTATTIRSYYYLGDDSMRWIVEDDGIGVAPEDKNRIFNKGYGNNTGLGLFLVREILSITDCSITENGVPGGGARFEISVPHGQYNLW, encoded by the coding sequence ATGCTTATCCAGAACTCACCCTTTGTAGTTCCATTAATATTTTCTGCGATAATGTGCGGAGTTCTCGGAGTATACAGTTACAAGAACCTACACATCCCTGGTTCCAGGCCATTTACGCTTCTCATGGCAGGGGTTACCATCTGGCTCATCGGTAGTATCTTTGAGTACTCACTCCTTGACCCGGCTGCCCGTTACATTGCGGTTGTTTGTGAATACCCGGGGATTGTACTCGTACCCGTTGCCTGGCTGCTTTTTATCATCACCTATACCGGTAGGGATGCCTGGATAGAGGGCAGAAGAGCCTGGTTATTATTCATCGTTCCTGCCATTGTTGAGATTTTTGTTCTCACAAACCCTCTCCATCAGTTGTATTACACATCCATATCAGTTGATATCATAGACGGTCTTACATACCCCGCATACACGCACGGCCCCTTATTCTGGATTCATACGATCTATTCATACATCCTCATCCTCAGCGGAATAGGAATCCTTGCAGCTGAACTCATCTACGCAAAACCAATTTACCGAAAACAACTGCTGATAATCTTCATCGTATGCCTGATACCCTTCTTCTTCAATGTTCTGTACGTGTCAGGGCTCTGGTCGGTGAAAGGGATCGATTTTACCCCGATCGTGTTCTTTATCACCGCTGTTGGCCTTTTTATCTCATCATATTTTTTTCAGTTTTTGAATCTTACCCCGGTTGCCCACAGCCTGTTATTGAAAAACCTGAAAGACGCTCTGATTGTGGTGGACAACAAAGATATCATCGTTGATGCAAATCCTGCTGCACTCAGGCATCGCAGATCAGGTGATATATCCTACCTGGGAGAAAGTATCACAAAGATATTCCCGTTTACCAAAGAAGTGCTGGAAAAAAACCACGGAGTCTCTGATTCACCAGGTCTTCCTGTTGAGTTACCAGTGAATGGCTCACCACGGTTCTATGAGATGGAATGTATTCCGGTCATCAATAACAGCGGTATCCAGATTGGTAAGCTGGTAACACTTCATGACGTTCATGAACAGACAGTAGCCACACGGATCATTCATAAATCCAACCAGAAACTTCAGCTCTTATCAGGAATAACCAGACACGATATCAAGAATCAACTATCAGTTCTCACCGGATACCTCTCACTGGCAGAAGATATTGATGGAGATGAGTTTAAGGCAGAGTATCTTGGGAAGCTGAAAGAAGCCACGCGAATGATAAACGAACAGATCGAGTTCACCTCTGTCTACCAGAATATCGGGCTTCAAAAACCACAGTGGTACGAGTTACATGCACTCATGGAGCAGGTGAAGACACAAATTCCGGGAGCTTCTGTGAAGTTTGTAAACGAACTGGACGGGGCCCGGATATTTGCCGATCCGATGCTTGAACGTGCCCTCTACAACCTGTTTGATAACACCATGAGGTATGGAAAAACGGCTACAACAATCAGGTCTTACTATTACCTCGGAGATGACTCCATGAGATGGATAGTTGAGGATGATGGAATCGGTGTCGCACCTGAAGACAAAAACAGGATATTTAATAAGGGGTATGGAAATAATACCGGTCTTGGTCTCTTTCTTGTCAGGGAGATCCTTTCAATCACTGACTGTTCCATTACCGAGAATGGAGTGCCTGGTGGAGGAGCACGGTTTGAAATAAGTGTTCCACATGGGCAATACAATCTCTGGTAG
- a CDS encoding DNA alkylation repair protein yields MDLIIEQVRGELAANSDEALQKGAKRFFKEEIRCYGVKTATVGKIAKKNWAEVKNRDKQMIFALCEELYSSGYMEEAFVVSNWMEAMSGQLTPIDLPVIRSWISSYITNWAMCDGLCNHAVGTLVDSYPECISELMSWTASGNRWMRRAAAVTLIIPAKHGKFLEESIAIADRLLTDEDDMVRKGYGWLLKEASRKHQQVIFEYVMKNKQKMPRTSLRYAIELMPPDLRKLAMQKDW; encoded by the coding sequence GTGGATCTGATTATTGAGCAGGTACGTGGCGAACTTGCTGCAAACAGTGATGAAGCGTTACAGAAGGGAGCAAAACGGTTCTTCAAGGAAGAGATCCGGTGCTATGGTGTTAAGACCGCGACCGTCGGAAAAATTGCAAAGAAGAATTGGGCTGAAGTAAAAAACCGAGACAAACAGATGATCTTTGCTCTGTGTGAGGAACTCTATTCATCCGGGTACATGGAGGAGGCCTTTGTTGTATCAAACTGGATGGAAGCCATGTCAGGCCAACTCACACCCATAGATCTCCCTGTCATACGATCCTGGATCTCTTCGTACATAACCAACTGGGCGATGTGCGATGGTCTATGTAACCATGCCGTTGGAACCCTTGTTGATTCGTATCCTGAATGCATCTCTGAACTAATGTCATGGACTGCATCTGGTAACCGATGGATGAGAAGGGCTGCTGCCGTGACACTGATCATACCAGCCAAACATGGAAAATTTCTTGAAGAGTCCATTGCTATTGCAGACCGGCTGCTCACCGATGAAGATGATATGGTCCGCAAAGGGTATGGATGGCTGCTCAAGGAGGCAAGTAGAAAGCACCAGCAGGTGATCTTCGAGTATGTTATGAAAAATAAACAGAAGATGCCCAGAACATCGTTGCGGTACGCTATCGAATTGATGCCTCCTGATCTCAGGAAACTGGCAATGCAGAAAGACTGGTGA
- a CDS encoding prephenate dehydrogenase/arogenate dehydrogenase family protein, translating to MKVGIIGGTGQMGAFFAHVFTRAGHDVRVSGRTTTTTNKDLATGSDLLIVSVPIHSTIQVIREIAPLLNKGQIVSDLTSLKSGPVAAMMESEADVIGMHPMFGPTADSLQGQTIVITPGRCKDEQVRMLSDLFSSQGARVTITTPEHHDRMMAVIQGLTHFKALVMAETMRRLGITPEETELFMSPIYRIETSVAGRILAQDPMLYADILSQNPEVANVLDTCCEAAGNLKQVIESEDTDAFANLFLTDRRWFGEYCSRSLDMTDRLIAAMVKE from the coding sequence ATGAAGGTCGGGATCATCGGCGGAACCGGACAGATGGGGGCGTTCTTTGCCCATGTCTTCACCCGGGCCGGTCACGATGTCAGGGTTAGTGGACGGACGACAACAACCACAAACAAGGACCTCGCAACTGGATCCGATCTTCTGATCGTGTCGGTACCGATCCATTCCACTATTCAGGTGATCAGGGAGATTGCTCCCCTCCTAAATAAGGGGCAAATTGTCAGCGATCTGACATCACTCAAGTCCGGCCCGGTTGCTGCGATGATGGAGAGTGAAGCCGATGTCATCGGGATGCATCCGATGTTTGGTCCGACGGCAGACTCACTCCAGGGGCAGACGATCGTCATCACTCCGGGACGATGTAAAGATGAGCAGGTCAGGATGCTCTCTGATCTTTTTTCGAGTCAGGGGGCACGGGTGACTATTACCACGCCAGAACACCATGACAGGATGATGGCCGTGATTCAGGGTCTGACCCATTTCAAAGCACTCGTGATGGCAGAGACGATGCGAAGACTTGGTATTACGCCCGAAGAGACCGAACTTTTCATGAGCCCGATCTACCGGATCGAAACTTCTGTTGCAGGAAGGATCCTGGCACAGGACCCGATGCTGTACGCAGACATTTTGAGCCAGAATCCCGAGGTTGCCAATGTACTTGACACCTGTTGTGAGGCAGCCGGAAACCTGAAGCAGGTCATCGAGTCAGAGGATACTGATGCGTTTGCTAATCTTTTCCTTACCGATCGTAGATGGTTTGGTGAGTACTGCAGCCGCTCTCTTGATATGACAGACCGGCTCATTGCGGCGATGGTGAAGGAATGA
- a CDS encoding 2-amino-3,7-dideoxy-D-threo-hept-6-ulosonate synthase, whose translation MRGKDIRLERIMNRNTRKTIIVPMDHGVSLGPIEGLIEFPDAVNAVAEGGANAVLGHIGLSLYGHRQRGHDVGLILHLSASTAIGPDPNEKVLVNSVTNAIKMGADAVSIHVNIGADSESQMLADLGRVSIECMEWGMPLLAMMYPRGKNIKDEHAVEHVRLAARVAAELGVDIVKTNYTGDPDTFREVTRGCPVPVVVAGGSKTDDIITLELIEGAMEGGAAGISIGRNAFQHADPAQFVRACALIVHEGKSAHEALEILKGV comes from the coding sequence ATGAGAGGTAAAGATATCAGACTGGAACGTATCATGAACCGCAACACGAGAAAGACGATTATTGTCCCGATGGACCATGGGGTATCCCTGGGTCCCATCGAAGGGCTGATCGAGTTCCCGGATGCGGTCAACGCGGTGGCAGAAGGTGGAGCGAATGCAGTACTCGGACATATCGGCCTGTCCCTCTATGGACACAGGCAGCGTGGGCATGACGTAGGACTAATCCTACACCTATCAGCCTCGACAGCCATCGGACCTGACCCTAACGAGAAGGTCCTCGTAAACTCGGTGACCAACGCGATCAAGATGGGTGCCGATGCTGTTTCTATCCACGTAAACATCGGAGCAGACTCTGAATCGCAGATGCTTGCCGACCTTGGACGTGTCTCGATCGAGTGCATGGAGTGGGGAATGCCACTCCTCGCAATGATGTACCCGAGGGGCAAGAACATCAAGGATGAGCATGCAGTTGAGCATGTCAGACTTGCAGCCAGGGTTGCCGCCGAGCTCGGTGTTGATATCGTCAAGACCAACTACACCGGAGATCCGGACACATTCCGCGAGGTGACACGCGGATGTCCGGTTCCGGTCGTGGTTGCAGGAGGATCCAAGACCGACGATATCATCACGCTCGAACTTATTGAGGGTGCAATGGAAGGAGGAGCAGCAGGGATATCAATCGGTAGAAATGCATTCCAGCATGCTGATCCTGCCCAGTTCGTACGAGCCTGCGCTCTTATTGTACATGAAGGAAAGAGTGCACATGAAGCACTTGAGATCCTGAAGGGTGTGTAA
- a CDS encoding proteasome-activating nucleotidase, with amino-acid sequence MDYPDSSLPRDNVIRDQSLAYQIRLQELEAQNLELSIRSEELFKENVVLKRENSQLKRMPLFVAVVVDIFPSGEIYLRQMGNNQEYITTVSEELQPEVKPGCKVAVNNALSIVKVLEETYDARVRVMELEESPDVTFELVGGLSTEIEEVREAVEYPLTKPEVFERIGVEPPKGILLFGPPGTGKTLVAKAVAHNAKATFIRMSGSELVHKFIGEGAQMVRELFTLARDRAPSIVFIDEIDAIGTTRTNDGTSGSAEVQRTLMQLLAEMDGFDNRGDVRIMAATNRVDMLDAALLRPGRFDRIIQVPLPDTKARLEILKIHTRRMTLDGGVDLNTIATETEGFTGAQLQATCREAGMFAVRRDAWAVTGDDIHEAVVKVRREEPRSDSRMYT; translated from the coding sequence ATGGATTATCCCGACTCCTCCCTACCACGGGACAATGTGATACGGGATCAGTCCCTGGCCTATCAGATCCGGCTGCAGGAACTCGAAGCCCAGAACCTTGAGCTCTCAATCCGTAGCGAGGAACTCTTCAAAGAGAACGTGGTCCTGAAGCGTGAGAACAGCCAACTCAAACGGATGCCGCTGTTTGTAGCAGTGGTGGTTGATATCTTCCCATCAGGTGAGATTTACCTCCGCCAGATGGGCAATAATCAGGAGTATATCACCACCGTCTCTGAAGAACTCCAGCCAGAAGTCAAACCCGGATGCAAGGTAGCAGTAAATAATGCTCTCTCCATTGTAAAAGTCCTTGAAGAGACATACGATGCCAGGGTCAGGGTAATGGAGCTCGAAGAATCACCAGATGTGACATTCGAACTCGTCGGAGGGTTGAGCACAGAGATTGAAGAGGTACGTGAGGCTGTCGAATACCCCCTCACCAAGCCAGAGGTCTTTGAACGAATCGGTGTTGAACCACCAAAGGGTATCCTGCTATTCGGGCCTCCGGGAACGGGGAAGACACTGGTTGCAAAGGCAGTTGCCCACAACGCAAAGGCCACATTTATCCGGATGTCAGGAAGCGAACTGGTCCACAAGTTCATCGGAGAAGGGGCACAGATGGTACGTGAACTCTTCACACTCGCCCGTGATCGTGCACCGTCCATCGTCTTCATCGATGAGATCGATGCAATCGGCACGACCAGGACCAATGACGGGACATCCGGGAGTGCAGAGGTGCAACGTACTCTGATGCAGCTTCTTGCAGAGATGGATGGATTCGACAACAGGGGTGATGTCAGGATCATGGCTGCAACAAACAGGGTCGACATGCTTGATGCAGCCCTGCTCAGACCGGGCCGGTTCGATCGTATCATCCAGGTGCCACTTCCTGATACAAAGGCCAGGCTTGAGATCCTGAAGATCCACACCAGAAGAATGACGCTTGACGGTGGTGTTGATCTGAACACCATTGCAACGGAGACCGAGGGATTCACCGGTGCCCAGCTGCAGGCGACCTGTCGTGAAGCAGGTATGTTTGCTGTCCGCAGGGATGCATGGGCAGTCACCGGTGACGATATTCATGAAGCTGTGGTAAAGGTCAGGCGGGAAGAACCCCGCTCAGACTCCCGGATGTACACCTGA
- a CDS encoding prephenate dehydratase domain-containing protein — translation MKVITLGPEGTFSHEMATLIGADEIVLVPTIGRVFAEVVRTGTPGLVPLENSEAGGVTSTLDCLMQFPVMITLESYLPIHHCLAGTKGQISRIYAHPQSHEQCSRVIEDLNVPVIHTESNAASAIAQKSDPESAAIISERLAARHQIPLIRTNIENNACNITRFVQILPGDSESSRELYTKSENTGASPEKCSMIIDPDENRAGLLYDLLTPFKREGVNLTRIESRPSKRSMGTYVFFLDIQCDGRWREAAAELKQLAPVKYLGCYRRWHQTSEGV, via the coding sequence ATGAAAGTCATCACTTTGGGCCCTGAAGGAACATTTTCACATGAAATGGCCACCCTTATAGGTGCTGACGAGATTGTGCTCGTCCCTACCATCGGCAGGGTTTTTGCAGAAGTGGTCAGGACCGGAACACCAGGACTGGTTCCGCTTGAGAACAGCGAGGCAGGCGGAGTCACCTCGACACTCGACTGTCTGATGCAGTTCCCGGTTATGATCACGCTCGAGTCTTACCTCCCGATCCATCACTGCCTGGCAGGGACGAAAGGGCAGATCTCCAGGATATACGCCCATCCTCAGAGCCACGAGCAGTGTAGCAGGGTGATCGAGGATCTGAACGTTCCGGTGATTCACACCGAAAGTAACGCTGCCAGTGCCATTGCCCAGAAAAGTGATCCTGAATCTGCTGCCATCATTTCAGAACGGCTGGCAGCCCGGCACCAGATACCACTCATCAGAACCAATATCGAGAACAATGCCTGCAACATCACCAGGTTTGTGCAGATACTTCCGGGAGATTCAGAGTCTTCGCGGGAACTATATACCAAATCTGAAAATACAGGTGCAAGTCCGGAAAAATGTAGTATGATCATCGATCCTGATGAGAACAGGGCAGGGCTCCTCTATGATCTTCTCACACCGTTCAAACGGGAAGGGGTGAACCTCACCCGGATCGAATCACGACCATCCAAACGGAGTATGGGGACCTATGTCTTCTTTCTTGACATCCAGTGTGATGGCAGGTGGCGCGAAGCGGCAGCAGAGTTGAAGCAGCTTGCCCCTGTAAAGTACCTCGGCTGTTACCGCAGGTGGCATCAGACATCGGAAGGTGTGTAA
- a CDS encoding proteasome-activating nucleotidase, whose protein sequence is MSETGRQSDDPKTPEELYRYLVERVAGMESQNQELKEQIRQLESDKRYIETQKIRYEREVRKLKSEVEHLKTPPLIVGTITDVIDSGRVVVRSSAGPRFLVRVSQSVDTEQMKAGVRCTLNQQSLAIVELLPSSYDSQVYGMEVVELPGETYEDIGGLEKQITEIREAVELPMTRPELFANIGITPPKGVLLYGPPGTGKTLLAKAVAHETHAAFLHTVGSELVQKYIGEGARLVRELFDLAKEKAPSIVFIDEIDAIGASRTEAMTSGDREVQRTLMQLLAAMDGFEQRGDVKIIGATNRIDILDAALLRPGRFDRIIEIPLPDTEGRFAILQVHTRAMNIDSDVDMMEVARLTEGRNGADLNAICMEAGMFAIRQEHTKVCQNDFMMALSKFRYDFERESRLPTTSVMFA, encoded by the coding sequence ATGTCAGAGACTGGCCGCCAATCAGACGACCCGAAAACGCCCGAGGAGCTTTACCGGTACCTCGTTGAGCGTGTAGCAGGGATGGAGTCGCAGAACCAGGAGCTGAAGGAGCAGATTCGTCAGTTGGAATCTGATAAGCGTTATATCGAGACCCAGAAGATCCGGTATGAACGTGAGGTCAGAAAACTGAAGAGCGAGGTTGAACACCTCAAGACTCCGCCCCTGATTGTTGGGACGATCACTGATGTAATAGATTCAGGACGGGTAGTGGTCAGGTCAAGCGCCGGACCACGGTTCCTTGTCCGGGTCTCACAGTCGGTGGATACTGAGCAGATGAAAGCCGGGGTCAGATGTACTCTGAACCAGCAATCCCTGGCGATCGTTGAATTACTGCCAAGCAGTTATGACTCGCAGGTCTACGGGATGGAGGTTGTAGAACTGCCGGGGGAGACATACGAGGACATCGGAGGGCTTGAAAAACAGATAACCGAGATCAGGGAGGCAGTGGAGCTGCCGATGACTCGCCCTGAACTCTTTGCCAACATCGGGATCACTCCGCCAAAGGGAGTACTGCTCTACGGTCCGCCCGGTACTGGGAAAACGTTGCTTGCAAAAGCAGTAGCCCACGAAACCCACGCAGCATTCCTGCATACAGTTGGATCTGAATTAGTACAGAAGTACATTGGTGAAGGGGCACGACTGGTTCGTGAACTCTTCGATCTTGCCAAGGAGAAAGCACCCTCTATCGTGTTTATCGACGAGATAGATGCGATTGGGGCATCACGCACCGAGGCTATGACCTCTGGTGACCGCGAGGTCCAGCGGACACTGATGCAACTCCTTGCAGCAATGGACGGGTTTGAGCAGCGGGGAGATGTCAAGATCATCGGTGCAACCAACCGGATTGACATCCTTGATGCAGCCCTGCTGAGGCCGGGGCGGTTTGACAGGATCATTGAGATTCCGCTTCCTGATACTGAAGGCAGATTTGCCATCCTTCAGGTCCATACCAGAGCCATGAACATCGACTCTGATGTTGACATGATGGAGGTTGCACGCCTTACAGAAGGGCGGAACGGTGCTGATCTCAACGCCATCTGTATGGAGGCTGGAATGTTTGCCATCAGACAGGAGCATACGAAGGTTTGCCAGAATGATTTCATGATGGCACTGAGCAAATTCAGGTATGACTTTGAGCGTGAATCCCGCCTGCCGACAACCAGTGTGATGTTTGCCTGA
- a CDS encoding multiprotein bridging factor aMBF1, translating into MCGADSKGPLKRVRIEGAELSVCSNCARYGTEVQGAVKSPAAPAGRQTGFTQAQAPQARRSRDLFDQLGGDLVEDYADRIKTARLKLGLSQKDLALAMMEKELLIKKIEKGELIPEEAVRRKIEKELDIKLIEDSSLESLDIHQSRMTTTMGDVIKIKKVKR; encoded by the coding sequence ATGTGTGGGGCAGATAGTAAAGGCCCTTTGAAGCGGGTTCGGATTGAAGGGGCCGAACTTTCAGTCTGCAGTAACTGTGCCAGATATGGGACAGAAGTGCAGGGTGCTGTAAAATCACCTGCCGCCCCGGCCGGAAGACAAACCGGGTTTACACAGGCTCAGGCTCCCCAGGCACGTCGTTCCCGGGATCTTTTTGATCAACTTGGCGGTGACCTGGTGGAAGATTATGCAGACCGTATCAAGACCGCGAGGTTGAAACTCGGACTTTCCCAAAAGGATCTCGCACTCGCGATGATGGAGAAGGAACTCCTTATCAAAAAGATCGAGAAAGGGGAACTGATCCCTGAAGAGGCTGTACGGAGGAAGATCGAGAAGGAACTCGATATCAAACTGATAGAGGATTCTTCACTAGAATCACTTGATATTCATCAGTCCAGGATGACCACCACGATGGGCGACGTCATCAAGATCAAGAAAGTAAAAAGATAA
- a CDS encoding ATP-binding cassette domain-containing protein: protein MSQTKPTEIIICPPLFDCRNISICRGKKRVLDSFSLTIPDGEHVAILGPNGSGKSTLIKVLLRELYPMQDEKPHTCSMFGQEQWHVFDLRTHFGVVSNDLQFTFTQSITGKEVLLSGFFSSVGLFNHVVTSEMEKRTEEIAHFLDIDHLMTRYMSDLSSGEARRLLIGRALVHKPRVLILDEPTSSLDLQALHTLRRYLRQIAISGIGIILVTHQIHDIIPEINRVIMMKDGKVFRDGRKEDVMTSAAIGDLFGIPVTIKEENGYYYASGY, encoded by the coding sequence ATGTCCCAGACCAAACCAACTGAAATCATCATATGTCCCCCCCTGTTTGATTGCAGAAACATCTCAATCTGCAGGGGAAAGAAACGGGTCCTTGACTCGTTCAGTCTCACAATACCCGATGGGGAACATGTGGCGATCCTGGGACCGAATGGATCAGGAAAATCCACACTCATCAAAGTGCTGTTACGGGAACTCTACCCGATGCAGGATGAAAAGCCACATACCTGTAGTATGTTCGGACAGGAACAATGGCACGTCTTTGACCTGAGGACACATTTCGGTGTCGTGTCAAATGACCTCCAGTTCACCTTCACCCAGAGTATCACAGGAAAAGAGGTTCTGCTGTCCGGGTTCTTCAGCAGCGTTGGTCTCTTCAATCATGTTGTCACCAGTGAGATGGAAAAGCGTACAGAAGAGATTGCACATTTTCTTGATATTGATCACTTGATGACCAGGTACATGTCTGATCTCTCATCAGGGGAGGCCCGGCGGCTTTTGATCGGACGGGCACTTGTTCATAAACCCCGGGTTCTCATCCTTGACGAGCCGACAAGCAGCCTTGATCTGCAGGCCCTCCATACATTGCGCAGGTACCTTCGCCAGATTGCCATTAGCGGAATAGGAATCATACTGGTTACTCACCAGATTCATGACATCATCCCGGAAATAAACCGGGTCATCATGATGAAAGACGGAAAGGTCTTCCGTGATGGCAGGAAAGAGGACGTGATGACCAGTGCGGCCATTGGTGATCTCTTCGGGATACCTGTCACAATCAAAGAAGAGAACGGGTATTATTACGCATCAGGTTACTAA